The genomic stretch ATTACcactaaaaaatatatcattaacaaAGAAGCAGTGATACGAGATATACAGTACTAGAAACAATGACTGGTCTTGCAACAACTAAGAAGGATAAATAGAGAACCAATAACATGTAGATTCAAAACAATACTGCCTTTCATCCAAGATTGAGATGCCCTGATCATGACTTATCATGCATCTAATTTGgtgaaaaatcaaaacaaaacttCTATCATGGCAATTGAAAGAAAGCATGGAAAAATGAAAGAGGAAACAACACAAATATGTGGAACTTTTCGAACATATTGTGGATGTTTCATGTGGTAAGTATTAGGTCATGCCAAAACAACATTTATTGCACAAACAACATGTCAGTCAAGTACTATGTTATTTATGAAACTTCAATATCATACGACAACTTCAGAACAATGAGAAGATTCAAGGTCTTACATTTCCTTCTCCAATTGTTTCCTGATAAATTCCTTGGAGTGTGCCGTCACCTTATCTGCCTTGTTGCACAGTATCAACATGGGTATTCTTCGCTTCACGATGAGTGCCTTTGTCAGTATATCATACAAGTACCTTGCAGATCGTGCAAATATACAAAAGATTATTATCATAGTAATTCATAAATAAAGGTCTGTTAACAAGTAGATACAAGGAAGAAAACATAATGATTATAACAATCATCATCTATTAATAATACATGAAACTATATAATTCAAAATAAATAAGCAAATCAATAATTTGCATCAGAAATAAGCAGGTTAGTGACCTACTCAGCAGCTGCTCGGCAGTTCGGTAAGAAGTCCAAACTATCCACGACAAAAATGACTCCTGCTGAATGAGGTAATAATTCATCAAGCTTTGGTCTGAGTCGGGAATGCCCAGGAACATCAATCAAATGCACCGGCTTTAGTTTTCCCTTCTGTGCACATGCAAAAAGGAAGATGGTTTCGACATGAACTTTGAATCATCATAACAGCATTATGGCATGCTTTGACCTAACAGTACTAAGTGCCTGAACTGTTACCTTTTCAAGCTCAGAGTGCAGCACAAAAGTACCATCATTGGGTTCCATCGATGTGACAGTACCTAGATGTGGAGAGCCATCACGAAGCTAGTATAGTAACAACGACATACAGTAGTATCAGAAAGCTGAACAATGAATAGAACATATCTGGTTCTTTTCTGCATTAGTTACATAATATCATATTGAATGGTGAAATCAAAGGAACTTCAAACTTCCCCTTTTAGTTTTGACAAGCAACAGCAAATTCAGCATATTGATCATTGTAACTATATTAGCTTGTTATTATGATTTATGCAGAACAGCCACAAGGTGTCACCAATATTGAGTTGCTTGCAACAGGAATATTTACATAGTGTTTCATTTTAGTTGCTGTGAAAGCCTGAACTATGTAAGGTAAATAATTATAAGAAACATTCAACATAAAAAAGAATACGACGACCCAGCCCCCCACTTATCAATTAGGCAAAAGCTCTGTTTACTTTGTCCAAACATGTCCCAAGTTTGGCATAATACAATTATCATGGGCCTATGCCCATAAAAATGTGAACGGAAAAGTCAACTTAGCTAATATGCATCACTTAATACTTGCTCCTGGATGCAATATGGTTAATAGTTAGGTCTACTTGCTTTTAACTCAATCTTGTTATACTTGCTTTATACAGACAGAAACTTGTTTAACAAACTTCTCAAAGTAGTTGTAATTTCAACATGAATAAATGAAATATTGACAAAAGATTTTTTTGTGTTTGAACACATAAATCCTAAACTTTGTCAATAAACATCATCTATGGTTATGACCCTTAAATAAGCCATGAATGTCAAAGAAACGGGATTAATTTATTGTCGATAAATTAGTTGTATTGTTGGACTCCATGAATGTCAAAGACTACAATAAACCACTATGCTTCCTGGGGGAGTGTGATGCTCGACTTAACAAATATAAGTTTATGTTATGAACCACAGTGACCCtaaaatttttgttctttttctttttgcctcTGAAGTTCATGCTTCATCGTTTCCCTTGTTTGATGTCCATAGTTATAAGATCATtgccataaaaataattatagttGACTGCTAAAAATGTTTCAATTGCAAGTGAGATATATTTCAAACGATATTTTGCACCATTAAGATTTAGTTTTGGCCAATCCCAATCCCGATAAGGATCAAGCATTCAGATCCAGAACCTTCTCTGAGATTATACATTCAGATATGCTGTTCTAGCTGAAATTAACAAAACCAACCAATGAACTGATCCGGTATCATTAAAATGTATTCATTTATGAATTATTTTACTTAAAAAATTAGATTGTTATGATTGGTCAAAACTCCTTACACTTGATTCAGAAATGCTGAAACCATCAAAATTACCAAAAGGTCCAAAACTATAGATGCCATTAAAAGTGCCAATTGCAGAACTATATCTCTTTGCAGAAGGCTGAAATTGAAATCACTATCAAGTACCAATAATAAAAACCCAACCGACCTGCATTATACAATGATATGTCCACACTTTAGTTAATTAGAGAACAAAGACTTTAATGGTTATATCAAGTTAACAAGAACAGATGTTTACATGAAACAATCGAGATTTTCAGATCAATGgacaaacaaatttaaaaatataccTGATAAAAAAGAACAGTTTTTCCACTACCACTTAAGCCAGCAAGCAGTATGGTATTGGACTTTGAGCGTCTCAGGACACGAACtgggattaaaaaaaaatacattaacaAACTTTTTAGCTCTTCAAGCACATCACCTACACTTGCAATAATATGCTGAAAAATAATGTACATGTTTAGATATGCCATCAATGTTTCTTCACCATTACCCTCCTATGAAGAATCATAGACATTTTTTTTCTAGAAAACTGTTTGCAGAATCTGTTAAGAAGCACAACTTGCACTAGATAGAC from Musa acuminata AAA Group cultivar baxijiao chromosome BXJ1-3, Cavendish_Baxijiao_AAA, whole genome shotgun sequence encodes the following:
- the LOC135616651 gene encoding uncharacterized protein LOC135616651 isoform X2; translation: MEQLMHRVEEWVHQQPIEQIYVAFAVLIFTISFFGLFRVLRRSKSNTILLAGLSGSGKTVLFYQLRDGSPHLGTVTSMEPNDGTFVLHSELEKKGKLKPVHLIDVPGHSRLRPKLDELLPHSAGVIFVVDSLDFLPNCRAAAEYLYDILTKALIVKRRIPMLILCNKADKVTAHSKEFIRKQLEKEIDKLRASRSAISTADIANDFTLGIPGEAFAFSQCRNKVTVAESSGLTGEVSQAEQFIRELVKP